The sequence GCCTCCGAGAAGAAGTGCGGCCACCTCGGCGGCAAGGTCCTCGTCCCGACCGCGCAGCACGTCCGTACCCTCAACGCGGCCCGCCTGGCGGCCGACATCGCCGATACCCCGACCCTGATCATCGCCCGTACGGACGCCCTCGCCGCCACTCTCCTGACCAGCGACGTCGACGAGCGCGACGCGGAGTTCTGCACCGGCGAGCGCACCGCCGAAGGCTTTTACCACGTCCGGGGTGGCATGGCCCCGGTCATCGCCCGCGGCCTCGCCTACGCCCCGTACGCCGACCTCATCTGGGTCGAGACCGGCACCCCGGACCTGGCCCAGGCCCGCGAGTTCGCCGAGGCGATCCACGCGCGGTACCCCGACCAGATGCTGGCCTACAACTGCTCGCCCTCCTTCAACTGGAAGGCCGCGCTGGACGACGACCAGATCGCCAAGTTCCAGCGGGAGCTCGGCGCGATGGGCTACCGCTTCCAGTTCATCACCCTCGCCGGCTTCCACTCCCTCAACCACGGCATGTTCGACCTCGCCCGCGGCTACGCCGAGCACGGCATGACCGCCTACGTCGACCTCCAGGAGCGCGAGTTCGCCGCCCAGGCACAGGGGTTCACCGCCGTCAAGCACCAGCGCGAGGTCGGCACCGGCTACTTCGACCTCGTCTCCACCGCCGTCAACCCGGCCTCCTCCACCACCGCGCTCGCCGGTTCCACCGAGGAAGAGCAGTTCCACTGAGCCACCGACGGGCGTGAGCCGCCCCGCCGGCCCCGCCCACCGGTCGGCCCCGCCCGCCCGGCGGCCCCTTCCGACGGGTGCCCGAGGGACCTCCCCCGGGCACCCACCCCCGCCCCGCCTGAGGAGAACCGCATGCCCCTCCCGTCCCTGACCAGCAGCGTCCAGGTTCTCGGCGCGCCGGGTGAGCGCCACGAGGAGATCCTGACCCCCGAGGCCCTGGAGTTCATCGGCCGGCTCGACACCGCGTTCGCGGAGCGCCGCCTGGAGGTCCTCAAGGAGCGCCGACGCCGCTCGGGCCACCTGGCCGGCGGCACCCCGCTCGACTTCCCGCTCGCCACGCGCGCCCTGCGCGAGGACCCGCACTGGCGCGTCGCCCCGCCCGCGCCCGGCCTCACCGACCGCCGCGTCGAGATCACTGGCCCGCCCGAACGGCGGATGGCCGTCAACGCCCTGAACTCCGGTGCCAAGGTCTGGATGGCCGACTTCGAGGACGCCACCGCCCCGACCTGGACCAACGTCATCGGCGGCCAGCTGACCCTGCTCGACGCCGTCGAACGGCGCATCGACTTCACCACCCCGGAGGGCAAGGAGTACCACCTCGGCGAGCAGCTCGCGACCATCATGGTCCGTCCGCGCGGCTGGCACCTCCTCGAAGAGCACCTGGAGATCGACGGCCGGCCCCTGTCCGCGTCCCTCGTCGACTTCGGCCTGTACTTCTTCCACTGCGCCCAGCGGCAGATCGACG comes from Streptomyces virginiae and encodes:
- the aceA gene encoding isocitrate lyase, which codes for MAEANTTAAAEQLKQRWADDPRWAGIERTYTAEDVVRLSGSVREEHTLARRGAERLWRQLHEQDYIHALGALTGGQAVQQVRAGLQAIYLSGWQVAADANQAGHTYPDQSLYPVNSVPQVVRRINNALLRADQIATAEGGTDTTDWLAPIVADAEAGFGGPLNAFELTKAMIAAGAAGIHYEDQLASEKKCGHLGGKVLVPTAQHVRTLNAARLAADIADTPTLIIARTDALAATLLTSDVDERDAEFCTGERTAEGFYHVRGGMAPVIARGLAYAPYADLIWVETGTPDLAQAREFAEAIHARYPDQMLAYNCSPSFNWKAALDDDQIAKFQRELGAMGYRFQFITLAGFHSLNHGMFDLARGYAEHGMTAYVDLQEREFAAQAQGFTAVKHQREVGTGYFDLVSTAVNPASSTTALAGSTEEEQFH